In Anguilla rostrata isolate EN2019 chromosome 1, ASM1855537v3, whole genome shotgun sequence, a genomic segment contains:
- the slc24a4a gene encoding sodium/potassium/calcium exchanger 4a isoform X2: protein MDQETNCTVSKKNIIAKIFKVRKRREMLFVQVCFICSVLFMAWCMSALLTKTGHGLTMDVGPNAQAQWGRRLMATAGDNETEEEKNCTKPAIHEFPEDLFTNMQRRQGAVLLHIVATLYMFLALAIVCDDFFVTSLEKICEKLHLSEDVAGATFMAAGSSAPELFASIIGVFITHGDVGVGTIVGSAVFNILCIIGVCGIFAGQVVYLTRWAVFRDSFYYILSVVLLIVFIYDEKIVWWESLVLVVMYAGYILIMKFNTSMQNYFTGKEDKGVANGNTVANELEDVKPDKTSRQGSVVMVDEMIRSSSSNYRFPEAGLRVMITNHFGPKTRLRMASRLIINERLVQASNGVENTVVDGKADNMENGNVPEDKQVEEESSISSPFTVPGGILDKGKWLVSWPLLLLLYFTVPNCSKPRWERCFMLSFFLSTLWIAVFSYLMVWMVTIIGYTLGIPDVIMGITFLAAGTSVPDCIASLIVARQGLGDMAVSNTIGSNVFDILVGLGVPWAIQTMAVDFGSEVEINSKGLVYSVVLLLGSVAFTVVGIHVNRWKLDLKLGVYVLIMYAIFLCFSIMIEYNVFTFVNLPMCQELL, encoded by the exons GACATGGACTGACCATGGACGTGGGGCCTAATGCTCAGGCACAATGGGGGCGGAGACTAATGGCGACAGCAGGGGACAATGAGACGGAAGAGGAGAAAAACTGCACAAAGCCAG CGATTCACGAGTTCCCAGAAGATCTGTTCACCAACATGCAGCGCAGGCAAGGAGCAGTGCTGCTGCATATAGTAGCG ACGCTCTATATGTTCCTGGCCCTCGCGATTGTCTGTGATGACTTTTTTGTGACGTCCCTAGAGAAGATCTGTGAG AAACTACACCTGAGTGAAGATGTTGCCGGGGCAACCTTCATGGCAGCAGGAAGCTCCGCCCCTGAGCTCTTTGCCTCTATAATCG GTGTGTTCATTACCCACGGCGATGTGGGAGTGGGCACGATTGTGGGCTCGGCAGTTTTCAACATCCTGTGCATCATAGGCGTGTGTGGAATCTTTGCTGGTCAG GTAGTGTATCTGACACGGTGGGCGGTTTTCCGTGACTCTTTTTACTACATCCTGTCAGTGGTGCTTCTGATTGTG TTTATCTATGATGAGAAGATTGTGTG GTGGGAAAGCTTGGTGCTGGTGGTGATGTACGCCGGATACATTCTGATCATGAA ATTTAACACAAGCATGCAGAACTACTTCACAGGGAAAGAGGATAAGGGCGTGGCCAATGGTAACACAGTGGCCAATGAGCTGGAAGATG TGAAGCCCGATAAGACGTCCAGACAGGGCTCTGTAGTCATGGTGGACGAGATGATACGCTCCAGCTCTTCGAACTACCGCTTCCCCGAGGCCGGGCTCCGCGTCATGATCACCAACCACTTCGGCCCCAAAACCCGACTCCGAATGGCCAGCCGCCTCATCATCAACGAG AGGTTGGTTCAAGCGTCCAACGGGGTGGAAAACACGGTGGTGGACGGGAAAGCTGACAACATGGAGAATGGAAACGTTCCAGAAGACAAGCAGGTAGAGGAGGAGAGTAGCATATCCTCTCCCTTCACTGTGCCAG GGGGCATCCTCGACAAGGGCAAGTGGCTGGTTTCTTGgccgttgctgctgctgctctactTCACTGTGCCAAACTGCTCTAAGCCCCGCTGGGAACGGTGCTTCATGCTGTCCTTCTTCCTCTCCACGCTTTGGATTGCCGTCTTCTCCTACCTGATGGTGTGGATG GTGACGATAATTGGCTACACTCTGGGCATCCCTGATGTCATCATGGGCATTACGTTTCTGGCAGCTGGCACCAGCGTCCCCGACTGCATCGCCAGCCTCATCGTCGCCCGGCAAG GTCTAGGGGACATGGCAGTTTCCAACACCATTGGCAGCAATGTTTTTGACATCCTGGTGGGCCTGGGCGTTCCATGGGCAATCCAGACCATGGCTGTCGATTTTGGCTCTGAG GTGGAGATCAACAGTAAGGGGCTGGTGTACTCAGTGGTCCTGCTGCTGGGTTCTGTAGCTTTTACT GTCGTGGGGATTCACGTGAACAGGTGGAAGCTGGACCTGAAGCTGGGGGTGTACGTGTTGATCATGTACGCAAtcttcctctgcttctccaTCATGATCGAATACAACGTCTTCACCTTCGTCAACCTGCCCATGTGCCAGGAGCTGCTGTAG
- the slc24a4a gene encoding sodium/potassium/calcium exchanger 4a isoform X1, translated as MDQETNCTVSKKNIIAKIFKVRKRREMLFVQVCFICSVLFMAWCMSALLTKTGHGLTMDVGPNAQAQWGRRLMATAGDNETEEEKNCTKPAIHEFPEDLFTNMQRRQGAVLLHIVATLYMFLALAIVCDDFFVTSLEKICEKLHLSEDVAGATFMAAGSSAPELFASIIGVFITHGDVGVGTIVGSAVFNILCIIGVCGIFAGQVVYLTRWAVFRDSFYYILSVVLLIVFIYDEKIVWWESLVLVVMYAGYILIMKFNTSMQNYFTGKEDKGVANGNTVANELEDGNACYDNIWDDPSVPLLHPVKPDKTSRQGSVVMVDEMIRSSSSNYRFPEAGLRVMITNHFGPKTRLRMASRLIINERLVQASNGVENTVVDGKADNMENGNVPEDKQVEEESSISSPFTVPGGILDKGKWLVSWPLLLLLYFTVPNCSKPRWERCFMLSFFLSTLWIAVFSYLMVWMVTIIGYTLGIPDVIMGITFLAAGTSVPDCIASLIVARQGLGDMAVSNTIGSNVFDILVGLGVPWAIQTMAVDFGSEVEINSKGLVYSVVLLLGSVAFTVVGIHVNRWKLDLKLGVYVLIMYAIFLCFSIMIEYNVFTFVNLPMCQELL; from the exons GACATGGACTGACCATGGACGTGGGGCCTAATGCTCAGGCACAATGGGGGCGGAGACTAATGGCGACAGCAGGGGACAATGAGACGGAAGAGGAGAAAAACTGCACAAAGCCAG CGATTCACGAGTTCCCAGAAGATCTGTTCACCAACATGCAGCGCAGGCAAGGAGCAGTGCTGCTGCATATAGTAGCG ACGCTCTATATGTTCCTGGCCCTCGCGATTGTCTGTGATGACTTTTTTGTGACGTCCCTAGAGAAGATCTGTGAG AAACTACACCTGAGTGAAGATGTTGCCGGGGCAACCTTCATGGCAGCAGGAAGCTCCGCCCCTGAGCTCTTTGCCTCTATAATCG GTGTGTTCATTACCCACGGCGATGTGGGAGTGGGCACGATTGTGGGCTCGGCAGTTTTCAACATCCTGTGCATCATAGGCGTGTGTGGAATCTTTGCTGGTCAG GTAGTGTATCTGACACGGTGGGCGGTTTTCCGTGACTCTTTTTACTACATCCTGTCAGTGGTGCTTCTGATTGTG TTTATCTATGATGAGAAGATTGTGTG GTGGGAAAGCTTGGTGCTGGTGGTGATGTACGCCGGATACATTCTGATCATGAA ATTTAACACAAGCATGCAGAACTACTTCACAGGGAAAGAGGATAAGGGCGTGGCCAATGGTAACACAGTGGCCAATGAGCTGGAAGATGGTAATGCATGTTATGACAATATTTGGGATGACCCCTCAGTGCCATTACTACACCCAG TGAAGCCCGATAAGACGTCCAGACAGGGCTCTGTAGTCATGGTGGACGAGATGATACGCTCCAGCTCTTCGAACTACCGCTTCCCCGAGGCCGGGCTCCGCGTCATGATCACCAACCACTTCGGCCCCAAAACCCGACTCCGAATGGCCAGCCGCCTCATCATCAACGAG AGGTTGGTTCAAGCGTCCAACGGGGTGGAAAACACGGTGGTGGACGGGAAAGCTGACAACATGGAGAATGGAAACGTTCCAGAAGACAAGCAGGTAGAGGAGGAGAGTAGCATATCCTCTCCCTTCACTGTGCCAG GGGGCATCCTCGACAAGGGCAAGTGGCTGGTTTCTTGgccgttgctgctgctgctctactTCACTGTGCCAAACTGCTCTAAGCCCCGCTGGGAACGGTGCTTCATGCTGTCCTTCTTCCTCTCCACGCTTTGGATTGCCGTCTTCTCCTACCTGATGGTGTGGATG GTGACGATAATTGGCTACACTCTGGGCATCCCTGATGTCATCATGGGCATTACGTTTCTGGCAGCTGGCACCAGCGTCCCCGACTGCATCGCCAGCCTCATCGTCGCCCGGCAAG GTCTAGGGGACATGGCAGTTTCCAACACCATTGGCAGCAATGTTTTTGACATCCTGGTGGGCCTGGGCGTTCCATGGGCAATCCAGACCATGGCTGTCGATTTTGGCTCTGAG GTGGAGATCAACAGTAAGGGGCTGGTGTACTCAGTGGTCCTGCTGCTGGGTTCTGTAGCTTTTACT GTCGTGGGGATTCACGTGAACAGGTGGAAGCTGGACCTGAAGCTGGGGGTGTACGTGTTGATCATGTACGCAAtcttcctctgcttctccaTCATGATCGAATACAACGTCTTCACCTTCGTCAACCTGCCCATGTGCCAGGAGCTGCTGTAG